One stretch of Rosistilla oblonga DNA includes these proteins:
- a CDS encoding transmembrane prediction produces MTDATNTTTPTVSYRALRNHIVWLLIPPTTWAIHFLASYLTIAIVCAKSETGDAMPIRIAIAIYTLVALGVIALVGWHSHRQHRHGDASPPHDGNTSDDQLRFIGYATLLLAALSSVATLFTALVVLFIGSCD; encoded by the coding sequence ATGACGGATGCGACCAACACGACAACGCCGACGGTGAGCTACCGAGCGCTCCGAAATCACATCGTCTGGTTGCTGATCCCGCCGACGACCTGGGCGATCCATTTTCTAGCCAGCTATCTCACGATCGCGATCGTTTGCGCCAAATCGGAGACCGGCGACGCGATGCCGATCCGAATCGCGATCGCGATCTATACGCTTGTTGCGTTGGGGGTGATCGCGTTGGTTGGCTGGCACAGTCACCGGCAGCATCGCCACGGCGACGCATCTCCGCCGCACGACGGCAACACGTCGGACGATCAACTGCGATTCATCGGATATGCGACGCTCCTGTTGGCCGCACTCAGCAGCGTCGCCACGCTCTTCACCGCGTTAGTTGTCCTCTTTATCGGGAGCTGTGACTAA
- a CDS encoding MgtC/SapB family protein: MLQELDVQNLQTIAIAAACGAVLGIEREIAGKPAGIRTHIFVSAGSALMMILGQEIVDQFAQHEKDALLKADPIRILQAIVVGISFLGAGTIVHQKREGVEGLTTAATIYLTAGIGVATAVGRVSLALILTACAAVVLVVLGFVEDRIARHFHRKKAKKLD, from the coding sequence ATGTTGCAAGAGCTTGACGTTCAAAATCTACAAACGATCGCGATCGCTGCCGCCTGTGGCGCGGTGTTGGGAATCGAGCGTGAGATCGCTGGCAAACCGGCTGGTATTCGCACGCATATCTTCGTCAGCGCAGGATCGGCGTTGATGATGATCCTGGGGCAGGAGATCGTCGACCAATTCGCTCAGCACGAAAAGGATGCCCTTCTGAAAGCCGATCCGATTCGTATTCTGCAGGCGATCGTCGTGGGGATCAGCTTCCTTGGCGCCGGCACGATCGTCCATCAAAAGCGGGAGGGCGTCGAAGGTCTAACGACGGCGGCGACGATCTATCTGACCGCTGGCATCGGCGTCGCTACCGCAGTCGGCCGCGTGTCGCTTGCATTGATTCTGACCGCCTGTGCTGCGGTGGTGCTGGTCGTGCTTGGTTTTGTGGAAGATCGGATCGCTCGCCACTTCCATCGTAAGAAAGCGAAGAAGCTGGACTAG
- a CDS encoding glycosyl hydrolase, whose product MFAETDGSRKTIGDVDVLFHDGLYHLFHLVLPNHDFIAHAVSTDAINWRRVNNALFIGDPGSWDDLMLWTMHISPDPHKPGSWRMFYTGLSRRDQGKYQRLGMAVSDDLYRWKKTPVHWQDHRGPRDPERVKQAVRESRSQEADARHATFDAESCFPLEPDPKYYESSLDEGRHWISFRDPFYYHDGKAGWLLAAGRINTGPIVRRGCVALMKEVEPNRFVAQPPLHHPRLYDDIEVPNAICVDDDHYLIGSIREDAKIRYWHTKKIGDSWLSYHDNVLLAQGNYAGRVCRDDKGWLLWNFYSMDIGDRTAENLMPPPKRLVKNGEGMLRAVTFEGIDAYVREPVDSRCIHSLVDDAGPRVEYCRVDGGHLDLACDSGFQAFVFDETLDHFRFQAMLQMKGVGKCGLVFRADQETRDGYYLSLDMLKEVAQLRAWGTGEAGSGEHMMQFRPLQTGFWYSEIRTEAEVQLIVFGSYIELSINGRVVLSLADQTFSKGHLGVYLETAELRVSDIQLERLASPSQTDDHLASG is encoded by the coding sequence ATGTTTGCAGAAACCGATGGCAGCCGCAAAACGATTGGCGATGTGGACGTTCTGTTTCACGACGGCCTTTATCATTTGTTCCACCTCGTGTTGCCCAATCACGATTTTATCGCGCACGCGGTCAGCACCGACGCGATCAATTGGCGACGCGTGAACAATGCGCTCTTCATCGGCGACCCCGGCAGCTGGGACGACCTGATGTTGTGGACGATGCACATCTCTCCCGATCCGCACAAACCGGGATCGTGGCGGATGTTTTACACCGGGTTGTCGCGGCGCGATCAGGGAAAGTACCAACGCTTGGGGATGGCGGTCAGCGACGATCTGTACCGTTGGAAGAAGACGCCGGTCCATTGGCAAGACCATCGCGGTCCGCGAGATCCCGAACGGGTGAAGCAGGCGGTGCGAGAGAGTCGTTCGCAGGAGGCCGATGCGCGGCATGCGACGTTCGACGCGGAGAGCTGTTTTCCGCTGGAGCCCGATCCTAAGTACTACGAGTCGTCGTTGGATGAAGGGCGGCACTGGATCAGTTTCCGCGATCCGTTTTATTACCACGACGGCAAGGCGGGATGGTTGTTAGCGGCCGGGCGGATCAACACCGGGCCGATCGTTCGCCGCGGTTGCGTGGCGCTCATGAAGGAAGTCGAACCGAATCGTTTTGTCGCTCAACCGCCACTGCACCATCCGCGGTTGTACGACGACATCGAAGTCCCCAACGCGATCTGCGTCGACGACGACCACTATTTGATCGGCAGCATCCGCGAGGACGCCAAGATCCGCTATTGGCACACCAAGAAGATCGGCGATTCGTGGCTCAGCTACCACGACAACGTTTTGTTGGCTCAAGGGAATTACGCCGGCCGCGTTTGTCGCGACGACAAGGGCTGGCTGTTGTGGAATTTCTATTCAATGGATATCGGCGATCGGACGGCGGAGAATTTGATGCCGCCGCCGAAACGCTTGGTCAAGAATGGCGAAGGGATGTTGCGGGCGGTGACGTTCGAAGGGATCGACGCTTACGTTCGCGAACCGGTCGATTCGCGGTGCATCCACAGCTTGGTAGACGACGCCGGACCGCGGGTCGAATATTGCCGCGTCGATGGCGGCCATCTGGACCTCGCGTGCGACAGCGGATTCCAGGCGTTTGTCTTCGATGAGACGCTCGACCACTTCCGCTTTCAAGCGATGCTGCAGATGAAGGGCGTCGGCAAATGTGGCTTGGTTTTCCGGGCTGATCAGGAGACGCGAGACGGATATTATCTGTCGCTCGATATGCTCAAAGAAGTCGCCCAACTGCGTGCTTGGGGGACGGGCGAAGCTGGCAGCGGTGAGCACATGATGCAGTTCCGGCCGCTGCAAACGGGGTTTTGGTATTCGGAGATCCGAACCGAAGCCGAGGTCCAGTTGATCGTCTTCGGCAGCTATATCGAGCTGTCGATCAATGGCAGAGTCGTCTTGTCGCTAGCCGATCAGACGTTTTCGAAAGGCCATCTGGGAGTCTATCTGGAAACCGCGGAGCTGCGAGTTTCCGACATCCAGCTCGAACGCCTCGCTTCGCCCAGCCAAACCGACGACCACCTGGCGAGCGGTTGA
- a CDS encoding c-type cytochrome produces MKRRLKELCILLAGLGAIGLFVLVSGIAPINASGGHWPITRWFLDYASDRSVDFHSSGIEPPPLDQPGMIRLGAATYDSNCRWCHGRPGGPAPVVAGHMTPSPPYLPGVPLDKEPRELFYIVKHGIKFAGMPAWPTQTRDDDVWPVVAFLQQLPQLDAEDYDRQVRVETESDSPVEQLAAQTCAACHGTSSSPAAGPRVPLLASQSQAYLEQSLQAFKTGTRQSGIMQPIAARLTDPQIAKLAAFYAAEPDVERETQMANVAESNRADVDELVERGKSLAHRGDRQKKIAACAACHGPGTTERSDDYPKLVGQPAWYLTQQLELLQRRARGGTDRVERMHSIADKLTAEEIEALANYYAQLPLGE; encoded by the coding sequence ATGAAACGACGACTGAAAGAGCTTTGCATCCTGCTGGCCGGGCTCGGCGCGATCGGCCTGTTTGTCCTCGTCTCGGGGATCGCACCGATCAACGCCAGCGGCGGACATTGGCCGATCACGCGTTGGTTCTTGGACTACGCAAGCGATCGGTCGGTCGACTTCCACAGCTCCGGAATCGAGCCGCCTCCGCTGGATCAGCCCGGCATGATTCGTTTGGGCGCGGCAACCTACGATTCCAATTGCCGCTGGTGCCACGGCCGCCCCGGCGGGCCGGCTCCCGTCGTCGCCGGGCACATGACTCCCTCGCCTCCCTACCTTCCCGGAGTCCCGCTCGACAAAGAGCCACGCGAGTTGTTCTACATCGTCAAACATGGGATCAAGTTTGCCGGAATGCCCGCCTGGCCAACGCAGACTCGCGACGATGATGTTTGGCCAGTCGTCGCGTTCCTACAACAGTTGCCGCAACTGGACGCGGAAGACTACGATCGCCAAGTGCGAGTCGAAACCGAATCCGATTCGCCGGTCGAACAACTGGCGGCTCAGACGTGTGCCGCCTGCCACGGAACGTCGAGCTCGCCGGCTGCCGGACCGCGAGTCCCGCTACTCGCATCGCAATCCCAGGCGTATCTCGAACAGTCGCTTCAGGCCTTTAAAACCGGAACGCGACAGAGCGGAATCATGCAACCGATCGCGGCGCGGCTGACCGATCCGCAGATCGCGAAACTTGCGGCGTTCTACGCGGCGGAACCGGATGTCGAACGAGAAACGCAAATGGCGAACGTTGCCGAATCGAATCGGGCCGATGTCGACGAATTGGTAGAGCGTGGCAAGTCGCTGGCCCACCGAGGAGACCGACAAAAGAAGATCGCCGCCTGTGCCGCCTGCCACGGTCCGGGAACGACCGAGCGCAGCGACGACTATCCCAAGTTGGTCGGCCAGCCCGCTTGGTATCTGACGCAACAACTGGAACTGCTGCAGCGACGGGCGCGTGGCGGGACAGATCGAGTCGAACGCATGCACTCGATCGCCGACAAGCTGACGGCGGAGGAGATCGAAGCGTTGGCGAACTACTACGCTCAACTGCCACTCGGGGAATAA
- a CDS encoding pyridoxamine 5'-phosphate oxidase family protein, whose translation MDTQQKLIDLVKEFDNAMLVTRSNDRTLDARPMAIAEVEEDGQIWFVTDRNSGKVADLMLDVEVAVTMQSGHKFVSISGTAEAVDDRAKLNELWKEAWKVWFPEGKASQAIVLLRIKPLHGQYWDNSGLQGVSYLIKAGKAYLQGKRPETDEATNAYVPL comes from the coding sequence ATGGATACTCAACAAAAACTGATCGATCTTGTCAAAGAATTCGACAACGCGATGCTAGTCACTCGCAGCAACGATCGCACGCTCGACGCCCGTCCGATGGCGATCGCCGAAGTCGAAGAGGATGGCCAAATCTGGTTCGTCACCGACCGCAACTCGGGCAAAGTTGCCGACCTGATGCTAGACGTCGAGGTCGCGGTGACGATGCAGAGCGGCCACAAGTTCGTCTCGATCTCCGGGACCGCGGAAGCTGTCGACGATCGGGCGAAGCTGAACGAACTGTGGAAAGAGGCTTGGAAGGTCTGGTTCCCCGAAGGGAAGGCGAGCCAAGCGATCGTGCTGTTACGCATCAAGCCGCTGCACGGCCAGTACTGGGACAACTCCGGCTTGCAAGGCGTCTCCTATCTGATCAAAGCTGGCAAGGCTTACCTACAAGGGAAGCGTCCCGAGACCGATGAAGCAACCAACGCGTACGTCCCGCTATAG
- a CDS encoding AI-2E family transporter — protein MPRHFSFWLLVGLIGLFGLLFFHVIKPFVLAIFVAIVLTVLFAPLHQALTGFLSGHNRIAAGVTTGLVMVVVLLPIGVTLLMAGNQVTQIGRDAVGWFDGRSDDAFDETIEKLGKSTIGSAMNRVYRKLDPPQRQQIQESVSRISDGFTAELYDKTRGLISNIVTFGVGLCIMALSFYYFLADRELFTRELHRMMPLENEEEQRLFDKFQRVCRGVVLGTVVAGVVQAALAGLSFAVLGVPNVWVLMVLTMFCSFIPFLGSAAVWASVAAWLMIEGNYGSAIGLAIYGAALISTSDNLVRAYVIGNQAKLHPLVALVTVLGALKLMGLWGIFVGPMIAAFFYALLNIARERVVRQNQQQHVAAPPET, from the coding sequence ATGCCTCGCCATTTTTCATTCTGGTTGCTGGTCGGATTGATCGGCCTCTTCGGACTGCTCTTCTTCCACGTCATCAAACCGTTTGTGTTGGCGATTTTTGTCGCCATCGTTTTGACGGTTCTGTTTGCACCGCTGCACCAGGCTTTGACCGGTTTCCTGTCGGGGCACAACCGCATCGCCGCTGGCGTAACGACGGGGCTGGTGATGGTGGTGGTGCTGTTACCGATCGGTGTGACGTTGCTGATGGCGGGGAACCAGGTGACACAGATCGGCCGCGACGCTGTCGGTTGGTTCGACGGTCGGTCGGACGATGCGTTCGACGAAACGATCGAGAAGCTGGGGAAATCGACGATCGGTTCGGCGATGAATCGAGTCTACCGGAAGCTCGATCCGCCGCAGCGGCAACAGATCCAGGAATCGGTTTCACGGATCTCCGACGGATTTACCGCCGAACTCTACGACAAGACGCGAGGCCTGATCTCCAACATCGTCACCTTCGGCGTCGGACTCTGCATCATGGCGTTGTCGTTCTACTATTTCCTCGCCGATCGTGAACTCTTTACCCGCGAGCTCCATCGGATGATGCCTTTGGAGAACGAGGAGGAACAGCGGCTGTTCGATAAATTTCAACGAGTCTGCCGCGGCGTGGTCTTGGGAACGGTTGTCGCCGGTGTCGTTCAAGCCGCATTGGCTGGGCTGTCGTTTGCCGTGTTGGGTGTCCCCAACGTCTGGGTGCTGATGGTCCTGACTATGTTTTGCTCCTTCATCCCCTTCCTCGGTTCGGCCGCGGTTTGGGCATCGGTCGCAGCCTGGTTGATGATCGAAGGGAACTATGGATCTGCCATCGGCCTGGCGATCTACGGAGCCGCATTGATATCGACCTCCGACAATCTCGTCCGCGCCTACGTGATCGGCAATCAAGCCAAGCTGCATCCGCTGGTCGCGTTGGTGACCGTTCTGGGAGCATTGAAGCTGATGGGGCTGTGGGGCATCTTCGTCGGGCCGATGATCGCGGCCTTCTTCTACGCGCTACTGAACATCGCCCGCGAGCGAGTCGTTCGGCAGAACCAACAACAGCATGTCGCCGCTCCACCGGAAACGTGA
- a CDS encoding cytochrome c oxidase assembly protein, with protein sequence MRPMLWNLGWLVLAIAWLGPLPEMASHSFAAHMTLHMAVVAVAAPMLSIAAAGRRWDPVLRFPKLFAPVPASVGELLIVWAWHAPGLHHWARHDAFGFVVEQSMFLAAGVWVWLSAFGGSQPRDRGRSAAGVIGLLLTSMHMTLLGALLVMSPRLLYSHHHGGTGLTPIMDQHIGGAVMLVVGGLAFLTGGLWLTRDLVDPIRMPIGATKSSPLGKANTR encoded by the coding sequence ATGCGACCGATGCTTTGGAATTTGGGGTGGTTGGTTTTGGCGATCGCTTGGCTCGGTCCGTTGCCGGAAATGGCCAGCCATTCCTTCGCTGCCCACATGACGCTGCACATGGCGGTCGTTGCCGTCGCGGCGCCGATGTTGTCGATCGCCGCGGCGGGGCGTCGGTGGGATCCGGTACTCCGATTTCCAAAGCTGTTCGCCCCCGTTCCGGCATCGGTTGGCGAGCTGTTGATCGTCTGGGCCTGGCACGCCCCGGGACTGCATCACTGGGCCCGCCACGATGCGTTCGGATTTGTTGTCGAACAGTCGATGTTCCTCGCCGCCGGCGTCTGGGTCTGGCTGTCCGCTTTCGGTGGATCGCAGCCGCGCGACCGCGGCCGCAGCGCCGCCGGAGTGATCGGGCTGTTGTTGACTTCGATGCACATGACGCTGCTGGGCGCGTTGTTAGTCATGTCGCCACGGTTGCTCTATTCCCATCATCACGGAGGCACTGGGCTAACGCCGATCATGGACCAGCACATCGGCGGCGCGGTGATGCTTGTTGTCGGCGGGCTGGCGTTTTTGACCGGCGGATTGTGGCTGACTCGCGATCTCGTCGATCCGATCCGGATGCCGATCGGGGCGACGAAAAGCTCTCCTCTTGGAAAGGCGAACACACGATGA
- a CDS encoding type 1 glutamine amidotransferase domain-containing protein — translation MNNQSLQGKRIAFLATDGFEQVELTKPWEAIKAAGAECVLVSPKDTQIQGMNHDEKGDTFPVDQSVHSSTAEDFDGLVLPGGVANPDSLRTCSHSVDFVRDFFKQHKPVAAICHGPWTLIEADVVRGRKVTSWPSLKTDLVNAGAQWVDEECVCDEGLVTSRNPDDLPAFCDKAIEEFAEGKHAQQTA, via the coding sequence ATGAATAACCAATCTCTACAAGGTAAACGGATCGCGTTTCTGGCGACCGATGGTTTTGAGCAAGTCGAACTGACCAAACCGTGGGAAGCAATCAAAGCCGCAGGGGCAGAGTGTGTTTTGGTCTCACCGAAAGACACACAGATCCAAGGCATGAACCACGACGAAAAAGGGGATACCTTCCCGGTCGACCAATCGGTTCATTCCAGCACAGCCGAAGACTTCGACGGCCTTGTCCTGCCGGGCGGCGTTGCCAATCCCGACTCGCTGCGGACCTGCAGCCACTCGGTCGACTTCGTCCGCGATTTCTTTAAACAGCACAAACCTGTCGCAGCGATCTGCCACGGACCGTGGACGTTGATCGAAGCCGACGTGGTCCGCGGTCGCAAGGTGACATCCTGGCCCAGCTTGAAGACCGATCTGGTTAACGCGGGAGCCCAGTGGGTCGACGAGGAATGCGTCTGCGATGAGGGACTTGTGACAAGTCGCAACCCCGACGATCTGCCCGCCTTCTGCGACAAGGCGATCGAAGAGTTTGCCGAGGGTAAACACGCTCAGCAAACCGCCTAA
- a CDS encoding TIGR03067 domain-containing protein: MSTRFIARLTALTLLATCSPIALADDGKKDAKLNDSVMQRLQGRWEVVGGANQGRELSEAELKGTYNTVATNTITTYDRNEHQRFRAVFSIDSAEDPIQINMTSVPQKSTVAKRDLKVPTEDIVAAGILKFQGDDKWSLCYALPGNDRPTKFESPEGSKVMLFHLVRRQGDPVPDGRSASKTK; encoded by the coding sequence ATGTCAACGCGATTTATTGCCCGTCTCACAGCCCTGACCCTTCTCGCCACATGTTCGCCGATCGCATTGGCTGACGACGGGAAGAAGGATGCCAAACTAAACGACTCCGTGATGCAGCGGTTGCAGGGTCGATGGGAGGTTGTCGGAGGCGCGAACCAAGGCCGCGAACTGTCCGAAGCGGAACTCAAGGGAACCTACAACACTGTCGCGACGAACACGATCACGACTTATGATCGCAACGAGCACCAGCGGTTTCGCGCCGTCTTCAGTATCGATTCGGCTGAGGATCCGATTCAGATCAACATGACTTCGGTGCCGCAGAAATCGACGGTCGCCAAACGCGACTTGAAGGTTCCGACGGAAGACATCGTCGCCGCGGGGATCCTCAAATTCCAGGGAGATGACAAATGGTCGCTCTGTTATGCGTTGCCTGGAAACGATCGCCCCACGAAATTTGAATCGCCCGAGGGGAGCAAGGTGATGTTGTTTCATCTAGTGCGACGGCAGGGCGATCCCGTTCCCGATGGTCGTTCGGCGAGCAAGACGAAGTAG
- a CDS encoding NAD-dependent epimerase/dehydratase family protein, whose amino-acid sequence MSERRPAVIVTGSSGLLGRPVCTQLAQLGYEVYGFDRVGLPEPPKRPPHVHDVECDISSYENVRGAVDDVRRRCDAKLASVVHMAAYYDFSGEPSPLYEEITVNGTDRLLNALSDFELEQFVFTSTMLVHQPCSPGERIAEDDPLQAKWPYPESKIATERLIREGHPGVRSVMLRIAGVYTDYGRQPTIVQQIKRIYERDFQSHFFPGDTAAGQAAVHCDDAIAAIVATVQKRSDIEPKTAILIGEPEPPSYETLQDAIGQRLHGKDWKTLYVPPALAKVGASVTDTLSGGEAFIKPFMVDMADDHYALDISRAKQLLGWEPRHRLIDSIPKMLDALQDDPDRWYRQNGLQ is encoded by the coding sequence ATGTCCGAGCGTCGTCCCGCAGTTATCGTTACCGGAAGTTCGGGTTTGCTGGGACGGCCGGTCTGCACGCAACTGGCCCAGCTCGGTTATGAGGTCTATGGATTCGATCGCGTTGGCCTTCCCGAACCGCCCAAGCGTCCCCCCCATGTCCACGATGTCGAGTGCGATATCAGCAGCTACGAAAACGTACGCGGCGCCGTCGATGACGTCCGTCGACGCTGCGACGCCAAACTGGCTTCGGTTGTACATATGGCGGCCTATTATGACTTTTCAGGCGAACCGAGTCCGCTGTATGAAGAGATCACAGTCAACGGCACCGACCGGCTGTTGAACGCGCTCAGCGACTTCGAATTGGAACAGTTTGTTTTCACCAGCACGATGTTGGTGCACCAGCCCTGTTCACCGGGCGAACGGATCGCCGAAGACGATCCGCTGCAGGCGAAGTGGCCCTATCCGGAGAGCAAGATCGCGACGGAGCGTTTGATTCGCGAAGGGCATCCCGGCGTCCGATCGGTGATGTTGCGAATCGCCGGTGTCTATACAGATTACGGACGCCAACCGACGATCGTCCAACAGATCAAACGCATCTATGAACGCGACTTCCAAAGTCACTTCTTTCCTGGAGATACCGCCGCGGGGCAAGCTGCGGTGCACTGCGACGATGCAATCGCGGCTATCGTTGCAACCGTCCAGAAGCGATCCGATATCGAACCGAAAACGGCGATCCTGATCGGTGAACCGGAGCCACCCTCTTACGAAACGCTGCAGGATGCGATCGGTCAGCGATTGCACGGCAAAGACTGGAAGACGCTGTACGTCCCCCCGGCCCTCGCCAAAGTGGGAGCCTCGGTGACCGACACACTCTCGGGCGGCGAAGCGTTTATCAAACCGTTTATGGTCGACATGGCGGACGACCACTATGCCCTCGATATCTCGCGAGCCAAACAGCTGCTTGGTTGGGAACCTCGGCATCGCTTGATCGACAGTATCCCCAAGATGCTCGACGCCCTGCAGGACGATCCCGACAGATGGTACCGGCAGAACGGTTTGCAATAA
- a CDS encoding NAD(P)-dependent alcohol dehydrogenase, with the protein MSTQYREADATASERPIGQTMQAIVYDDYGEADVLHRAELPIPRRLPGQLLLSVAASSVNPIDYRLRRGEMKGLLPFGFPRIPGYDIAGTVADCAPDAPFKPGDRVIAYLDYIRGGACADFAACSVGVAARIPDTLPTEEAAAIPLAGTTALQSLRDHGKIRAGQRVLINGASGGVGMFAVQVAKSYDCHVTAIASGANEDFCRELGADVFYDYNKVDFTKAGERWDLIFDAAGKSGYLEARAVLTDSGRFVSTEPDVQGIMMSLLTTPLSKRGKVMLAKPCGDDLRALIGLYELGKLKITLDSQFPMSETAAAHRRIEQGVDRGKVVLINS; encoded by the coding sequence ATGTCTACTCAATATAGGGAAGCCGACGCAACCGCCAGCGAGCGTCCAATCGGCCAAACGATGCAGGCGATCGTCTACGACGACTATGGCGAAGCCGACGTTTTGCATCGCGCCGAGCTACCGATTCCGCGGCGATTACCGGGGCAATTGCTGCTGTCGGTGGCAGCATCCAGCGTCAATCCGATCGATTACCGATTGCGACGCGGCGAGATGAAAGGGTTGTTGCCTTTCGGCTTTCCACGCATTCCCGGCTACGACATCGCCGGCACCGTTGCCGATTGTGCTCCCGACGCCCCGTTCAAACCGGGCGATCGCGTGATCGCGTATCTCGACTACATCCGCGGCGGTGCCTGCGCCGACTTTGCTGCCTGTTCGGTTGGCGTCGCCGCCCGAATCCCCGACACGCTGCCGACCGAAGAAGCCGCAGCGATCCCCTTGGCGGGGACGACCGCCCTGCAATCGCTCCGCGACCACGGCAAGATCCGAGCGGGGCAACGCGTTTTGATCAACGGAGCCAGCGGTGGCGTGGGGATGTTTGCGGTGCAAGTTGCCAAGTCGTACGACTGCCACGTCACGGCCATCGCCAGCGGCGCCAACGAAGACTTCTGCCGCGAACTGGGGGCGGACGTCTTTTACGACTACAACAAAGTCGACTTTACCAAGGCCGGCGAGCGGTGGGATCTGATCTTCGATGCGGCCGGCAAATCGGGCTATCTCGAAGCCCGTGCGGTCCTGACCGATTCGGGCCGCTTCGTGTCGACCGAACCGGACGTCCAGGGAATCATGATGTCGCTGTTGACGACGCCGCTGTCGAAGCGGGGCAAAGTGATGCTCGCCAAACCGTGCGGTGACGATCTGCGAGCCCTGATCGGTCTGTACGAACTGGGCAAGCTGAAGATCACGCTCGACAGTCAGTTCCCGATGAGCGAAACCGCCGCCGCGCACCGCCGCATCGAACAGGGAGTCGATCGGGGCAAAGTTGTCCTGATAAACAGCTAG
- a CDS encoding vitamin K epoxide reductase family protein, which translates to MFLKATVPCHDIDRPVPPYKHNPSAWSQRIPICLLAFVAAGISVHLSLFQWGLIESVWDPVFGDGSDKVLKSDAALKMYGILGIHDAALGVLAYLGDAVLGLAGSARRWQYRPWLVVLFGIDVIPLGIVSVILVAVQGLVVGSWCFLCLMTALISLILVYWAWDEVRVALTYLWIVWKQNRDRRLLWDAFCGNRSEPLDRAAESLLTREVK; encoded by the coding sequence ATGTTTTTAAAAGCCACAGTCCCCTGCCACGACATCGATCGGCCCGTGCCGCCGTACAAGCACAATCCGTCGGCTTGGTCTCAACGGATTCCGATCTGTCTGCTGGCTTTTGTCGCCGCCGGGATCTCGGTCCATCTGTCCCTGTTTCAGTGGGGACTGATCGAATCGGTCTGGGATCCGGTCTTTGGTGACGGCTCGGACAAAGTTTTAAAGTCGGATGCGGCGCTGAAAATGTATGGAATCCTGGGGATTCACGACGCCGCGTTGGGAGTGCTCGCCTACCTGGGCGATGCGGTCCTTGGACTCGCCGGTTCGGCACGCCGTTGGCAGTATCGGCCCTGGTTAGTGGTCCTCTTTGGAATCGATGTGATTCCACTGGGAATCGTCAGTGTCATTTTGGTGGCGGTCCAAGGACTGGTTGTTGGATCGTGGTGCTTCCTCTGTTTGATGACCGCTCTAATCTCCTTGATCCTGGTCTACTGGGCGTGGGACGAAGTGCGAGTTGCGTTGACGTATCTGTGGATCGTTTGGAAACAGAATCGCGACCGCCGGCTACTGTGGGATGCCTTTTGTGGCAATCGCAGCGAACCGTTGGATCGCGCTGCCGAAAGCCTTCTAACCCGAGAGGTAAAGTGA